The Neofelis nebulosa isolate mNeoNeb1 chromosome X, mNeoNeb1.pri, whole genome shotgun sequence genome has a segment encoding these proteins:
- the PRR32 gene encoding proline-rich protein 32 codes for MACIENVLGGHAPSPRGVVADECGIREPRPDDRSLQCPSSLPKDDAEPLGHHRVLLRPPLNVLTDLAREQLERPFQTAGACIPVDSSRSHKHPCGSPPAVAEESLATAEVNSSEGLAGWRLRGEDSINVPQDFSGSTPSLMIGGARVSSGGTERGGNNARLYVALPQGQGFFPSRGPQVRDPLHIPTVRSGVMMELPSRNTRMTGKERLAHVSFPPGGLRHPVENWPRPLPLSSSTPGLPSRPTAHCFIPPRPPSFSPFLAMPIAFAPPPIFGPPLPSYFANFPSWGMPAPAPSNRENN; via the exons ATGGCTTGTATTGAAAATGT cCTTGGAGGGCATGCCCCTTCACCCAGGGGAGTAGTTGCAGACGAGTGTGGGATCCGGGAGCCACGCCCTGACGACAGGTCCCTCCAGTGTCCGAGTTCTCTGCCGAAAGATGATGCAGAACCTTTGGGCCACCATCGTGTCCTGCTGAGACCTCCTCTTAATGTGCTGACCGACCTGGCAAGAGAGCAGCTGGAGCGCCCCTTCCAGACCGCGGGAGCCTGCATTCCTGTCGATAGTTCGAGATCTCACAAACACCCCTGTGGGTCACCACCTGCTGTTGCGGAAGAGTCCTTAGCAACAGCAGAAGTAAATAGCTCTGAGGGGCTGGCAGGCTGGAGGCTTAGGGGAGAGGATTCTATTAATGTGCCCCAGGATTTCTCTGGCAGCACTCCCTCACTGATGATAGGGGGCGCAAGGGTCAGCAGTGGGGGCACCGAGAGAGGTGGCAATAATGCGAGGTTATACGTGGCTTTGCCACAAGGTCAGGGGTTCTTTCCATCTAGGGGTCCACAAGTAAGAGACCCCCTTCATATCCCCACCGTTAGATCAGGGGTGATGATGGAGCTGCCTTCAAGAAATACGAGAATGACTGGGAAAGAAAGGCTGGCTCATGTTTCTTTCCCACCAGGAGGCCTGCGGCACCCTGTGGAGAACTGGCCAAGGCCTCTCCCATTGTCTTCCAGTACTCCAGGTTTACCTTCTCGCCCTACCGCTCATTGCTTTATACCTCCACGACCTCCAAGTTTCAGTCCATTTCTTGCTATGCCTATTGCTTTTGCTCCACCCCCAATATTTGGTCCTCCACTGCCTTCTTATTTTGCCAATTTTCCTTCCTGGGGTATGCCGGCTCCTGCACCCTCAAACAGAGAGAACAACTGA